In Cutaneotrichosporon cavernicola HIS019 DNA, chromosome: 1, one DNA window encodes the following:
- a CDS encoding uncharacterized protein (Major Facilitator Superfamily), which translates to MSLDKSLHSSPRRPSDGTLASIPNPQSHPVGDSTAVDLTALDDKIVKDVDDVVVPEDKSDDETSPTPPPVASQRMKWILLFIFSLAFFIDVLSYSAFFVLTRGIAVDLNISFEMQSWIITSYAVTFAAFLLFWGRVSDLYSATYVFTYGFLALGILNLIISFLPEKYSFLVIRALAGIAGAGLIPSSYRLIAHVFAPHELAKAYTLYGMTGGISNVMGVILAGFIEYIPNGGQMIAWRWFFRIVAIIVIPFSLLSLRLVPLQHGGLAAGSSRWKRLDVGGAFLALAAIIMLILGLTLGASHGWRTAGFLVPFLLSFILFPTFFVYEAYLGEERAMLPAKTWRLPNFALFIVFSLQIYPWWGVNFLGLIETWMSIYHERAIVAAVRTLPEGLVALVISALLTMVPILVARPRWTVATGQLFGVVGYILMTRPTSLVGKDYWRFIFPGMLLGSAGNMAAFIGTNVAIMTSVPAEMSGVTGAVLQVGLQLGATIGFATQAGLLTVNEGGLSNPENLRASFYFQLGWCALFLIMFLVFYRPSKAQAASTADAAEQARPMAH; encoded by the exons ATGTCCCTCGACAAGTCGCTTCACAGTTCTCCCCGTCGTCCGTCAGACGGCACGCTCGCATCAATCCCGAACCCGCAGAGCCATCCCGTGGGCGACTCGACGGCAGTCGACCTCACAGCACTCGACGACAAGATTgtcaaggacgtcgacgacgtcgttgtCCCCGAGGACAAGAGCGATGATGAGacctctcccactcctccccccGTTGCATCTCAGCGCATGAAGTGGATCCTTCTGTTCATCTTTTCGCTGGCCTTCTTCATCGATG TCCTCTCCTactcggccttcttcgtCCTCACGCGCGGCATCGCCGTGGATCTCAACATCAGCTTCGAGATGCAGTCCTGGATTATCACCAGTTACGCAGTCACGTTCGCCGCCTTTCTCCTCTTCTGGGGCCGCGTATCGGATCTCTACTCGGCAACATATGTGTTCACATACGGTTTCTTAGCCCTCGGTatcctcaacctcatcaTTTCCTTCCTGCCGGAGAAATACTCGTTCCTTGTTATCCGCGCGCTGGCAGGAATCGCCGGAGCCGGACTCATCCCCTCGTCGTACAGGCTCATCGCACACGTCTTCGCCCCACACGAACTCGCCAAAGCATACACTCTATACGGCATGACTGGCGGCATCTCAAATGTCATGGGCGTCATTCTGGCTGGGTTTATCGAGTACATCCCGAACGGGGGACAGATGATTGCGTGGCGCTGGTTCTTCCGcatcgtcgccatcatcgTCATCCCATTCTCACTCCTCTCGCTCCGCCTCGTGCCGCTGCAGCACGGCGGCCTAGCTGCCGGCTCGTCTCGATGgaagcgcctcgacgtgggcggcgcattcctcgccctcgccgctATTATCAtgctcatcctcggcctcacCCTTGGCGCCAGCCACGGATGGCGTACCGCCGGCTTCCTCGTCCCCTTCCTTCTGTCCTTTATTCTCTTCCCGACATTCTTCGTATACGAAGCTTACCTCGGGGAGGAACGTGCGATGCTCCCAGCCAAGACCTGGCGCCTCCCCAACTTTGCCCTATTCATTGTCTTCTCGCTCCAGATCTACCCGTGGTGGGGTGTCAACTTTCTCGGCTTGATCGAAACTTGGATGAGCATCTACCACGAGCGCGCGATCGTCGCAGCCGTTCGTACCCTCCCCGAAGGCCTGGTGGCACTAGTGATCAGTGCCCTGCTGACGATGGTTcccatcctcgtcgctcgtcCCCGCTGGACAGTGGCGACAGGCCAACTCTTTGGCGTGGTGGGATACATCCTCATGACGCGCCCCAccagcctcgtcggcaaAGACTACTGGCGCTTCATCTTCCCAGGCATGCTTCTCGGCTCGGCAGGTAACATGGCCGCCTTCATCGGCACAAACGTCGCTATCATGACCAGCGTGCCCGCCGAGATGTCTGGTGTCACCGGCGCCGTCCTCCAGGTCGGCCTGCAACTCGGCGCTACCATCGGCTTTGCGACACAAGCGGGCCTCCTCACCGTCAACGAGGGCGGTCTCTCCAACCCCGAGAACCTGCGTGCCAGCTTCTACTTCCAGCTCGGGTGGTGTGcgctcttcctcatcaTGTTCCTCGTCTTCTACCGCCCGTCCAAGGCGCAGGCTGCGTCCActgccgacgccgccgagcaggCGCGCCCCATGGCCCATTAG
- the cprA gene encoding uncharacterized protein (This enzyme is required for electron transfer from NADP to cytochrome P450 in microsomes. It can also provide electron transfer to heme oxygenase and cytochrome B5. Involved in ergosterol biosynthesis), producing the protein MSASFNAKEQQTSVPDTGDAPASGINANTVVLGLLVLAVIYFLMPGGKKNKVPSGLNAGQGQRGAAPKAAAEDDDEDSWTAKLKSQDKKAAVFFGSQTGTAQEYALKWAKEARSKFGVSSLVLDPEQVEFNNLDRVPNSKAVVFVMASYGEGEPTDNAEAMMEFLLDEDVQFSHGGSRLDNLNYVIFGLGNTTYAKYNEVARKLDARLEELGANRIGGRGEGDEIAGSEKGYMEWKERMWSEFADRLELEAGAGADIADFSVTEIGRETDNNTYLGELSEHALKVSTGRAPARGIFDAKNPYPSPVIARELFALDGERNCVHLEFDISGTNISYSAGDHIAIWPSNPDMAVERFLSVLGLADKRDVIVDVKALDPTLAAVPFPNPSTYEAIFRNYLELSALASRQTLATLAQFAPTPQARAILERWGSDPEVYDREVDKARLRPAEALQLATGNDPSNPKDAAVWPIPLDRIISLLPRQKPRYYSISSSSKMYPTTVHVTAVVLKYQTPESKMHGDQPRWVYGMGSNFLQSVQENLRYGDLAGANTTIRLEGMPTQTPTYRLKGPRDAHVQGNVLRVPIHIRRSTFRLPANTKVPVIMIGPGTGVAPFRGFVQERVAMARSAKQRKGDAALADWGDMFLFYGCRREDEDFLYRDEWPQYAAELDGKLKIHTAFSRGPERKPDGSKIYVQDLIWNARDALVPAILHHGAFIYICGDAKSMAKEVERCLAQMLADYRGGTLEAEGYEELKNLKDKKRFQTDVWS; encoded by the exons ATGAGCGCATCCTTCAACGCAAAGGAGCAGCAGACATCGGTGCCCGATACGGGCGACGCACCGGCATCGGGCATCAACGCCAACACGGTCGTGCTGGGCCTCTtggtcctcgccgtcatctACTTCCTCATGCCGGGGGGTAAGAAGAACAAGGTGCCGTCGGGCCTCAATGCCGGGCAGGGACAGCGTGGCGCTGCTCCCAAAgctgcggccgaggacgacgacgaggattCATGGacggccaagctcaagagCCAGGATAAGAAAGCCGCCGTCTTCTTCGGGTCGCAGACGGGCACAGCGCAGGAGTACGCACTCAAGTGGGCCAAGGAGGCTCGGTCCAAGTTTGGCGTGTCGTCGCTTGTGCTCGACCCCGAACAAGTCGAGTtcaacaacctcgaccgTGTGCCGAACAGCAAGGCTGTCGTGTTCGTCATGGCGTCCTacggtgagggcgagccAACCGACAATGCAGAG GCGATGATGGAATTCCTCCTGGATGAAGATGTCCAGTTCAGCCATGGTGGTTCGCGTCTCGACAATCTCAACTACGTCATCTTTGGACTCGGCAACACGACATACGCAAAGTACAATGAAGTtgcgcgcaagctcgacgcccgGCTGGAGGAACTTGGGGCCAACCGTATCGGCGGCCGcggtgagggcgacgagatTGCCGGCTCAGAGAAGGGATACATGGAATGGAAGGAGAGGATGTGGTCCGAGTTTGCCGATCGCCTCGAACTTGaggcaggcgcaggcgcagatATTGCAGACTTTAGCGTCACCGAGATCGGGCGCGAGACGGATAACAACACGTATCTTGGCGAGCTGTCCGAGCATGCGCTCAAGGTATCGACGGGTCGCGCACCTGCCCGTGGCATCTtcgacgccaagaaccCGTACCCGTCTCCCGTGATTGCGCGTGAACTGTTCGCTCTCGACGGCGAACGTAACTGCGTTCACCTCGAGTTTGATATTTCCGGCACAAACATTTCGTATTCTGCCGGCGACCACATTGCCATCTGGCCCTCCAACCCGGACATGGCTGTCGAGCGTTTCCTCAGTGTCCTGGGTCTTGCCGACAAGCGCGATGTCATTGTCGACGTCAAAGCTCTCGACCCTACCCTCGCGGCGGTCCCATTCCCGAACCCTTCCACATACGAGGCCATCTTCCGCAACTACCTTGAGCTCTCGGCGCTTGCGTCGCGCCAGACCCTCGCCACGCTCGCACAGTTCGCTCCTACTCCCCAAGCCCGCGCCATTTTGGAGAGGTGGGGATCCGACCCTGAAGTATACGaccgcgaggtcgacaaggcTCGTCTCCGCCCCGCTGAGGCGTTGCAACTCGCCACTGGAAACGACCCTTCTAACCCTAAAGACGCGGCTGTGTGGCCCATTCCCCTCGACCGTAtcatctcgctcctccCACGCCAGAAACCGCGCTACTactccatctcgtcgtcgtccaaAATGTACCCGACCACTGTTCACGTCACGGCCGTCGTGCTGAAATACCAAACTCCCGAGTCCAAGATGCACGGCGACCAGCCTCGCTGGGTCTACGGCATGGGCTCCAACTTCCTCCAGTCTGTCCAGGAGAATCTGCGGTACGGCGACCTTGCTGGCGCCAACACGACTATCCGTCTTGAGGGCATGCCTACTCAAACGCCGACGTACCGCCTCAAGGGTCCGCGTGATGCGCATGTTCAAGGCAATGTCTTGCGCGTTCCCATCCACATTCGTCGCTCGACATTCCGCCTTCCTGCCAACACAAAGGTACCTGTGATCATGATTGGTCCCGGCACAGGCGTCGCCCCGTTCCGCGGCTTTGTGCAGGAACGAGTGGCCATGGCCCGCTCGGCCAAGCAGCGTAAGGGCGAtgccgcccttgccgaCTGGGGAGACATGTTCCTCTTCTACGGCTGTCGTcgggaggatgaggactTTCTCTACCGTGACGAATGGCCGCAAtacgccgccgagctcgatggAAAGCTCAAGATCCACACGGCATTCTCGCGCGGTCCGGAACGTAAGCCCGACGGTTCAAAGATCTACGTCCAGGACCTTATCTGGAATGCGCGCGATGCTCTCGTCCCCGCCATCCTTCACCACGGCGCATTCATCTACATCTGCGGCGACGCCAAGAGCATGGCCAAGGAAGTCGAGCGATGCCTGGCCCAGATGCTGGCCGATTACCGCGGCGGcaccctcgaggccgagggatacgaggagctcaaaaacctcaaggacaagaagcgcTTCCAGACTGATGTCTGGTCGTAG